The Streptomyces sp. NBC_00691 genome has a segment encoding these proteins:
- a CDS encoding BCCT family transporter translates to MSTEPHEQALQEQPRPDARVIGIGMAAVVAVVAWAALGEDSFDHASSSALRWVLDNFAWLFVVAADTFLVLCVVIALSRFGRIRLGADDSEPEFTNVAWIAMMFSAGMGIGLMFYGVGEPLTHFLAPPPATGVPAGTGPAARTALEYSFFHWTLTPWAIYGIAGLALAYAGFRKGRGNRLSSAFVPLIGSRRADSWQGKAIDLLAVFATVFGTATSLGLGALQVSEGLNLTMGVENSTATQLIVIVSLSGAFVLSAFSGLHKGVKWLSTINIVLAGCLMLFVFLLGPTVYILDTIPASVGGYLHELLPMASRTGAFTDRKWLGAWTIFYWAWWLSWAPFVGTFIARISRGRTIREFLVGVLLVPSGATVVWFCVMGGTAIRLESTGAADLATTMKDGAEASLFAMLEALPIGTVTSVVAMLLVMTYFITSADSASLVMGSLTSRGSLNPPTWLVVSWGVLMAAVAAVLLVVGGLSSLQTATILVALPFVVVMLVLCWALLRELREDPGAGPARHHALHGLRDAVRTLVGEAMTERGGDPHHRLRRAAKGRADTDPPEGTGTPRS, encoded by the coding sequence ATGAGCACGGAACCCCACGAACAGGCCCTTCAGGAGCAGCCCAGGCCCGACGCCAGGGTCATCGGGATCGGGATGGCCGCGGTCGTGGCCGTCGTCGCCTGGGCGGCCCTCGGCGAGGACTCCTTCGACCATGCCTCGTCCTCGGCCCTGCGATGGGTGCTCGACAACTTCGCCTGGCTGTTCGTGGTGGCCGCGGACACGTTCCTGGTGCTGTGCGTGGTGATCGCGCTGAGCCGGTTCGGCCGGATCCGGCTGGGGGCGGACGACTCGGAGCCCGAGTTCACGAACGTGGCGTGGATCGCGATGATGTTCAGCGCGGGCATGGGCATCGGCCTGATGTTCTACGGGGTCGGGGAGCCGCTCACGCACTTCCTGGCCCCTCCCCCGGCGACCGGAGTCCCGGCGGGTACCGGTCCCGCCGCCCGTACGGCCCTGGAGTACTCGTTCTTCCACTGGACGCTGACCCCGTGGGCGATCTACGGCATCGCCGGCCTCGCCCTCGCGTACGCGGGTTTCCGCAAGGGCCGCGGCAACCGGCTGAGCTCAGCCTTCGTGCCGCTGATCGGGTCCCGTCGGGCGGATTCCTGGCAGGGCAAGGCGATCGATCTGCTCGCGGTGTTCGCGACGGTGTTCGGCACGGCGACGAGCCTCGGGCTCGGCGCGCTGCAGGTCTCCGAGGGACTGAACCTGACGATGGGCGTGGAGAACTCCACCGCCACCCAGCTGATCGTCATCGTGTCGCTCTCGGGGGCCTTCGTCCTGTCGGCCTTCTCGGGCCTCCACAAGGGCGTGAAGTGGCTGTCCACGATCAACATCGTCCTCGCGGGCTGTCTGATGCTGTTCGTCTTCCTGCTCGGCCCGACCGTCTACATCCTGGACACCATCCCGGCCTCGGTCGGCGGCTATCTGCACGAGCTGCTGCCGATGGCGAGCCGCACGGGCGCGTTCACCGACCGCAAGTGGCTCGGGGCGTGGACGATCTTCTACTGGGCGTGGTGGCTGTCCTGGGCGCCGTTCGTGGGCACCTTCATCGCCCGGATCTCGCGTGGCCGCACGATCCGGGAGTTCCTGGTGGGCGTGCTGCTCGTGCCCTCCGGGGCGACGGTGGTCTGGTTCTGCGTGATGGGGGGTACGGCGATCCGGCTGGAGTCCACCGGCGCGGCCGACCTGGCGACGACGATGAAGGACGGGGCGGAGGCCTCGCTGTTCGCGATGCTGGAGGCGCTGCCGATCGGCACGGTCACCTCGGTCGTGGCGATGCTCCTGGTGATGACGTACTTCATCACCAGCGCGGACTCGGCCTCGCTGGTGATGGGATCGCTGACGAGCCGGGGCTCGCTGAACCCGCCGACCTGGCTGGTGGTGAGCTGGGGCGTCCTGATGGCCGCCGTGGCGGCGGTGCTGCTCGTCGTGGGCGGCCTGAGCTCGCTCCAGACGGCGACGATCCTGGTGGCGCTGCCGTTCGTGGTGGTGATGCTGGTGCTGTGCTGGGCGCTCCTGAGGGAACTGCGTGAGGACCCCGGCGCGGGCCCGGCCCGGCACCACGCCCTGCACGGTCTGCGGGACGCGGTGCGGACGCTGGTCGGCGAGGCGATGACGGAGCGGGGCGGCGACCCCCACCACCGGCTCCGCCGGGCGGCGAAGGGGCGCGCGGACACGGATCCGCCGGAGGGTACCGGTACCCCGCGGAGCTGA
- a CDS encoding glycerate kinase, producing MTDGAATQVAHVLVAADKFKGSLTAVQVAERVTAGLRRVIPELTVETLPVADGGDGTVAAAVAAGFERREVLVTGPLGEQVTAAYALRDSTAVVEMAEASGLQLLPAGVFAPLTATTYGSGELLRAALDAGATTVVFGVGGSATTDGGAGMLAALGARFLDASGAPVGPGGAALADLATADLTGLDPRFASVDLILASDVDNPLTGPKGAPAVYGPQKGATPDDVRTLDAALAHFATVLEKAVGPKAAEAAVAPGAGGAGGIGYGALILGASFRPGIELMLEVLGFAPALERATLVITGEGSLDEQTLHGKAPAGVAAAARAAGKEVVAVCGRLALPPEALGTAGIRRAYALSALEPDPATSMANAGPLLEDVAATIARDFLK from the coding sequence GTGACGGACGGGGCAGCAACTCAGGTCGCTCACGTGCTCGTGGCGGCCGACAAGTTCAAGGGCTCGCTCACGGCCGTGCAGGTCGCGGAGCGGGTCACAGCAGGACTGCGACGGGTGATCCCGGAGCTCACGGTGGAGACCCTGCCCGTCGCGGACGGCGGCGACGGCACCGTCGCCGCGGCCGTCGCGGCCGGATTCGAACGCCGCGAGGTCCTGGTGACGGGGCCGCTCGGCGAGCAGGTCACGGCCGCGTACGCGTTGCGCGACAGCACCGCGGTCGTCGAGATGGCCGAGGCCTCCGGGCTCCAGCTCCTCCCGGCCGGCGTGTTCGCCCCGCTGACCGCGACCACCTACGGCTCCGGTGAGCTCCTCCGCGCGGCGCTCGACGCCGGCGCGACCACCGTCGTCTTCGGCGTCGGCGGCAGCGCCACCACCGACGGCGGCGCCGGCATGCTCGCCGCGCTCGGCGCCCGCTTCCTCGACGCGTCCGGCGCGCCCGTCGGCCCCGGCGGTGCGGCCCTCGCCGACCTCGCCACCGCCGACCTCACCGGCCTCGACCCCCGCTTCGCCTCGGTCGACCTGATCCTCGCGAGCGACGTCGACAACCCGCTCACCGGACCCAAGGGCGCCCCCGCCGTCTACGGGCCGCAGAAGGGCGCCACGCCCGACGACGTCCGGACCCTGGACGCGGCCCTCGCCCACTTCGCCACCGTCCTGGAGAAGGCCGTCGGCCCCAAGGCGGCCGAGGCGGCCGTCGCCCCCGGCGCGGGTGGCGCGGGCGGCATCGGCTACGGCGCGCTCATCCTCGGCGCGAGCTTCCGGCCCGGCATCGAGCTGATGCTGGAGGTCCTCGGCTTCGCGCCCGCCCTGGAGCGCGCGACCCTGGTCATCACCGGCGAGGGCTCCCTCGACGAGCAGACCCTCCACGGCAAGGCCCCGGCGGGCGTCGCGGCCGCGGCGCGCGCCGCCGGCAAGGAAGTCGTCGCGGTCTGCGGCCGCCTGGCGCTCCCGCCGGAGGCGCTCGGCACGGCGGGGATCCGCCGCGCGTACGCGCTCTCGGCGCTGGAGCCGGACCCGGCGACATCCATGGCGAACGCGGGCCCGCTGCTGGAGGACGTGGCGGCGACCATCGCCCGGGACTTCCTGAAGTAG
- a CDS encoding PucR family transcriptional regulator, whose amino-acid sequence MGRRRRRTGDDWKVLAHACTALLGRVPELVDEHLRELHAYEPAYGRILPYDQHWQEAEEAIRIGIEMISAPRSSPRRDLEHADEMGRRRAAQGMPLELVVHAYRHAGHLVWDALIEGAGTDTAQLAALMQSATTVWSAVDAQADTASEAYRTTELELRRRTDEQLQALLDALLQGQRAPELVARAAAGLDLPEQGRYAVVVLRYDRREERELFHRQVQGEGVRFLWRMGADCELGVVALAGDTGLDALSELLDGRCPGPGGISPVVVGLTELGRARRLAELALRTCPPGSREIVRLDRRMAGALVVAQPEVASLLVSDVLGGLLELDPADRAVLLETLDAWLECEGSAGRAAGRLYCHRNTVFNRLRRLEQLTARSLSRPRDLTEMTLALDAFRLTSPG is encoded by the coding sequence ATGGGACGGCGCAGACGGCGGACCGGTGACGACTGGAAGGTGCTCGCGCATGCGTGCACGGCGCTTCTCGGGCGGGTGCCGGAGCTGGTGGACGAGCATCTGAGGGAACTCCACGCGTACGAGCCCGCCTACGGGCGGATCCTCCCGTACGACCAGCACTGGCAGGAGGCCGAGGAGGCCATACGCATCGGCATCGAGATGATCTCGGCGCCCCGGAGCTCACCCCGGCGGGACCTGGAGCACGCGGACGAGATGGGCCGGCGGCGGGCCGCGCAGGGCATGCCGCTCGAACTGGTCGTCCACGCCTACCGGCACGCCGGGCATCTCGTCTGGGACGCGCTGATCGAGGGCGCGGGCACGGACACCGCGCAGCTGGCGGCGCTGATGCAGTCGGCGACGACGGTGTGGTCGGCGGTGGACGCGCAGGCCGACACGGCCTCGGAGGCGTACCGGACGACGGAGCTCGAACTGCGTCGCCGCACGGACGAGCAGCTGCAGGCCCTCCTCGACGCGCTGCTCCAGGGACAACGCGCGCCGGAGCTGGTGGCACGGGCGGCGGCGGGCCTGGACCTGCCGGAGCAGGGGCGGTACGCGGTGGTCGTGCTGCGCTACGACCGGCGGGAGGAGCGGGAGCTGTTCCACCGGCAGGTGCAGGGCGAGGGTGTGCGGTTCCTGTGGCGGATGGGGGCCGACTGTGAGCTGGGGGTGGTGGCGCTCGCCGGGGACACCGGTCTGGACGCGCTGTCGGAACTCCTCGACGGGCGGTGCCCCGGTCCCGGCGGGATCAGCCCGGTGGTGGTGGGCCTGACCGAGCTGGGCCGGGCGCGGCGGCTCGCCGAGCTGGCGCTGCGGACGTGCCCGCCGGGGAGCCGCGAGATCGTACGGCTCGACCGGCGGATGGCGGGCGCGCTGGTGGTGGCCCAGCCGGAGGTGGCGAGCCTGCTGGTCTCGGACGTCCTGGGCGGCCTGCTGGAACTGGATCCGGCGGACCGGGCGGTGCTCCTGGAGACGCTGGACGCGTGGCTGGAGTGCGAGGGGTCGGCGGGGCGGGCGGCGGGACGGCTGTACTGCCACCGGAACACGGTCTTCAACCGTCTGCGGCGCCTGGAACAACTGACGGCACGGTCGCTGTCCCGCCCGCGGGACCTCACGGAGATGACCCTGGCGCTGGACGCCTTCCGCCTGACGTCTCCGGGGTAG
- a CDS encoding ABC transporter ATP-binding protein, with protein sequence MGGTAPALEVTDLTAGYGPVHALRQVSLTVPAGEVVTVLGANGAGKSTLLRAVSRTLRFHGGAVVSGTVRRDGRPIDGLPPDRVVAAGVSQVPEGRQVFARMTVEDNLRAGALGSRGGRTAKAASLRRVHELFPVLAERTRQPAGLLSGGEQQMLAVGRALMAAPGLLLLDEPSLGLAPLMAARIADAVREINAQGTAVLLVEQNAALALRLASRAYVLEVGEVTLSGPAAELAASDEVRRRYLGVVDEDAAADAARARATHPVLSRWEEAR encoded by the coding sequence ATGGGAGGTACCGCACCCGCCCTCGAGGTGACGGACCTGACGGCGGGATACGGACCGGTCCACGCGTTGCGACAGGTGTCGCTGACCGTGCCGGCGGGTGAGGTCGTCACCGTCCTCGGGGCCAACGGGGCCGGCAAGTCGACGCTGCTGCGGGCGGTTTCGCGCACGCTCCGGTTCCATGGCGGTGCCGTGGTCTCGGGCACGGTGCGCCGTGACGGCCGGCCGATCGACGGGCTGCCACCCGACCGCGTCGTCGCGGCCGGCGTCTCCCAGGTGCCCGAGGGCCGACAGGTCTTCGCCCGGATGACGGTGGAGGACAACCTGCGCGCCGGGGCGCTCGGCAGCCGCGGCGGACGGACGGCCAAGGCCGCCTCCCTCCGGCGGGTCCACGAACTCTTCCCGGTGCTCGCCGAACGGACCCGTCAGCCCGCCGGGCTGCTCTCCGGAGGCGAACAGCAGATGCTGGCCGTCGGGCGCGCCCTGATGGCCGCGCCGGGCCTGCTCCTGCTCGACGAGCCCTCGCTCGGTCTCGCCCCGCTGATGGCGGCCCGCATCGCGGACGCCGTACGGGAGATCAACGCGCAGGGCACCGCCGTGCTGCTCGTCGAGCAGAACGCGGCGCTGGCCCTGCGGCTCGCCTCCCGCGCGTACGTCCTGGAGGTCGGCGAGGTCACCCTCTCCGGCCCGGCCGCCGAACTGGCCGCATCCGACGAGGTGCGCCGCCGCTATCTGGGCGTGGTCGACGAGGACGCCGCCGCCGACGCGGCCCGCGCCCGTGCCACCCACCCGGTCCTGTCCCGCTGGGAGGAAGCCCGATGA
- a CDS encoding ABC transporter ATP-binding protein, whose product MTARPTPPSPPGPATPPGTPPPAAPDVPALEVRDLTVRFAGLTALDAVGFTVRPGTVHALIGPNGAGKSTCFNVLSGVYRATEGSVRLGPHELTALPPHRIADLGVGRIFQNLALPPRATVEDSLMLGRHRLTRTGFVAAGLRLPSAAREEARHRARVREIAAFVGLEQQLARPAGSLPYGQQKLAELARALCMEPKLLLLDEPVAGMTADERRRTASVIAGVRDSLGISVLLVEHDMGLVMRLADSVTVLDFGRRIADGAPTDVQNDPAVVRAYLGEESAA is encoded by the coding sequence ATGACAGCACGGCCGACACCGCCCTCGCCGCCCGGGCCCGCGACACCACCCGGTACCCCGCCACCCGCAGCCCCCGACGTCCCCGCGCTCGAGGTCCGCGACCTCACCGTCCGCTTCGCCGGCCTCACCGCGCTCGACGCCGTCGGCTTCACCGTCCGGCCCGGCACCGTGCACGCCCTCATCGGGCCCAACGGCGCCGGGAAGTCCACCTGCTTCAACGTCCTCTCGGGCGTCTACCGCGCCACCGAGGGCTCCGTCCGCCTCGGTCCGCACGAGCTGACCGCCCTGCCCCCGCACCGGATCGCGGACCTCGGTGTCGGCCGGATCTTCCAGAACCTGGCCCTGCCGCCCCGCGCCACCGTCGAGGACAGCCTGATGCTGGGCCGCCACCGGCTGACCCGCACCGGCTTCGTCGCCGCCGGACTCCGCCTGCCCTCCGCCGCCCGCGAGGAGGCGAGGCATCGCGCCCGGGTCCGGGAGATCGCCGCCTTCGTCGGGCTGGAGCAGCAGCTCGCCCGGCCGGCGGGCTCGCTCCCGTACGGGCAGCAGAAGCTCGCCGAACTGGCCCGTGCCCTCTGCATGGAGCCGAAGCTGCTGCTCCTCGACGAGCCCGTGGCCGGGATGACCGCCGACGAGCGGCGCCGTACCGCCTCGGTCATCGCCGGTGTCCGCGACAGCCTCGGCATCTCGGTGCTCCTGGTGGAGCACGACATGGGCCTGGTGATGCGGCTCGCCGACTCCGTCACCGTCCTCGACTTCGGCCGCCGGATCGCCGACGGGGCCCCCACCGACGTCCAGAACGACCCGGCTGTCGTCCGCGCCTACCTCGGAGAGGAGTCCGCCGCGTGA
- a CDS encoding branched-chain amino acid ABC transporter permease — MSTFAEFLINGISLGSIYALIALGFVVIFRATEVVNFAHASLLLAGGYVTAVLHDEIGFWPALLAGIAGAAVVGAAVEFFVMRRHRGADHSVLAIVTIGVDILLATELTRRIGTDILALGDPWGDAVVTVGGVTIAETRIAALLAAALLITAFLLAFRYTSWGVAMRAAAENQETAALMGIRLGRVSIGAWAVAGGLAAVAALFLTVFPTPGLERATSLAALKAFPAAILGGLDSTTGALVGGLLVGVTESLATGYQGDLAFLGRGIGDLAPYLVMVAVLLIRPAGLFGTKELARV, encoded by the coding sequence GTGAGCACCTTCGCCGAGTTCCTGATCAACGGCATCTCACTGGGCTCGATCTACGCCCTCATCGCCCTCGGCTTCGTGGTCATCTTCCGGGCCACCGAGGTCGTCAACTTCGCCCATGCCTCGCTGCTGCTGGCCGGCGGCTATGTCACGGCCGTCCTCCACGACGAGATCGGCTTCTGGCCGGCCCTGCTCGCCGGCATCGCGGGCGCGGCCGTGGTCGGCGCGGCCGTCGAGTTCTTCGTGATGCGCCGCCACCGGGGCGCCGATCACAGCGTCCTCGCCATCGTCACCATCGGTGTCGACATCCTGCTCGCCACCGAGCTGACCCGCCGGATCGGCACCGACATCCTCGCCCTGGGCGACCCCTGGGGGGACGCCGTCGTCACCGTCGGAGGGGTCACCATCGCGGAGACCCGGATCGCCGCGCTGCTCGCGGCGGCCCTCCTGATCACCGCCTTCCTGCTCGCCTTCCGGTACACCTCCTGGGGCGTCGCCATGCGTGCCGCCGCCGAGAACCAGGAGACCGCCGCCCTCATGGGCATCCGGCTCGGCCGGGTCTCGATCGGTGCCTGGGCGGTCGCGGGCGGTCTCGCCGCCGTCGCCGCGCTCTTCCTCACCGTCTTCCCGACCCCGGGTCTCGAACGAGCCACCTCGCTCGCCGCGCTCAAGGCCTTCCCCGCCGCCATCCTCGGCGGCCTCGACTCCACCACGGGCGCCCTCGTCGGCGGCCTCCTCGTCGGCGTCACCGAGTCCCTCGCCACCGGCTACCAGGGCGACCTGGCGTTCCTCGGCCGGGGGATCGGCGACCTGGCCCCGTATCTCGTCATGGTCGCGGTGCTCCTGATCCGCCCGGCCGGACTCTTCGGCACGAAGGAGCTCGCCCGTGTCTGA
- a CDS encoding branched-chain amino acid ABC transporter permease, with amino-acid sequence MSETLARSGLRVGSPAVYGGAAACLVLLVLPFYLDKFWLQAGLFAMAAALGAIGINLLTGATGQLSMGHAFFLAVGAYGYCAFAGDGGDGLAGLGLPGWLAAVLAVALSGLAGGVFSPIAGRLRGAYLGIATLALIFIGQHVLFNAHDLTGGYNGRAVPPLSLFGLTFDDTELLVAQVPFGAVEKLWYLGLILLLGGVVFARGVLRGRPGRAMNAIRDHRIAAGVMGIPVARYRAAVFVLSSMYAGLAGVLLALVFQRTVPEYFGMALSLEYLAMIVIGGLGSVAGAVAGGVFVSLLPQLLNRYSDALPLVSAPGTGGIAPGEAARYLYGAAVVAVVLFLPGGLARLAARRPGGPGSGKSPKNPTPTPTTTEPSGESR; translated from the coding sequence GTGTCTGAGACCCTCGCACGGAGCGGCCTCCGGGTCGGCAGTCCCGCGGTGTACGGAGGGGCCGCCGCCTGCCTCGTCCTCCTGGTCCTGCCGTTCTACCTGGACAAGTTCTGGCTCCAGGCCGGCCTGTTCGCGATGGCCGCCGCCCTCGGCGCGATCGGCATCAACCTGCTGACCGGCGCCACCGGGCAGCTCTCCATGGGGCACGCCTTCTTCCTCGCCGTCGGCGCCTACGGATACTGCGCCTTCGCCGGGGACGGCGGCGACGGACTCGCCGGACTCGGCCTGCCCGGCTGGCTCGCCGCCGTCCTCGCCGTCGCCCTCTCGGGCCTGGCCGGCGGGGTGTTCAGCCCCATCGCGGGACGGCTGCGGGGCGCCTACCTCGGCATCGCCACCCTCGCGCTGATCTTCATCGGCCAGCACGTCCTCTTCAACGCCCATGACCTCACGGGCGGCTACAACGGCCGCGCGGTCCCGCCGCTCTCGCTCTTCGGGCTCACCTTCGACGACACCGAACTCCTCGTCGCGCAGGTGCCGTTCGGCGCGGTGGAGAAGCTCTGGTACCTCGGTCTGATCCTGCTCCTCGGCGGGGTGGTCTTCGCCCGCGGCGTTCTCCGGGGCCGCCCCGGACGGGCGATGAACGCCATCCGCGACCACCGGATCGCCGCCGGCGTCATGGGCATCCCGGTCGCCCGGTACCGCGCCGCCGTCTTCGTGCTGTCCTCCATGTACGCGGGTCTCGCCGGCGTCCTGCTCGCCCTGGTCTTCCAGCGCACGGTGCCGGAGTACTTCGGCATGGCGCTCTCCCTGGAATACCTCGCCATGATCGTCATCGGCGGTCTCGGCTCGGTCGCGGGAGCGGTTGCCGGAGGCGTCTTCGTCTCGCTCCTGCCCCAGCTCCTCAACCGCTACAGCGATGCGCTCCCGCTGGTCTCCGCCCCGGGAACGGGCGGCATCGCACCGGGGGAGGCCGCCCGCTACCTGTACGGCGCCGCCGTCGTCGCGGTGGTCCTGTTCCTGCCCGGAGGCCTGGCCCGGCTCGCCGCCCGCAGGCCCGGAGGACCCGGAAGCGGCAAGAGCCCCAAGAACCCCACGCCCACCCCGACCACCACCGAACCCTCAGGGGAGTCACGATGA
- a CDS encoding ABC transporter substrate-binding protein translates to MNHRRQAVRGLAAALAALVALTAAGCSSKAKTGDGKQTGAGGVRTGEGVTDKTISLGALTDMTGVYATLGKSVTQAQQLYVKQVNAAGGICGRQLELTVRDHGYDPQKALAAYTELEPKVVGYTQFIGSPFVAAVKPKVDGLDKGLVLPQAWSASLLGSPYIRVLGATYDVETINAVDFLVTEKGLKSGDKLGHVYFEGDYGENALKGSKYAAEKAGLTVVEQKIKPTDNDMSAQVAALKQAGVKAIVISAGPRQAASLVGVAAATGLKVPVVGNNSAFAPQLLGTQAGPALEKMYWFASPSLPIGADTPTAKKLVADYRAAYPSDSLDNGIVAGWTAASVFGEALKKACENKDLTRDGVDKALLTLTSYDAGFGMSHNLGDPKAPSSRESVIIQPDKKVTGGMRTVRQPFVADAAKSYTP, encoded by the coding sequence ATGAACCACAGACGACAGGCCGTGCGGGGCCTGGCCGCCGCGCTCGCCGCACTGGTCGCCCTCACCGCCGCCGGATGCAGCTCCAAGGCGAAGACCGGAGACGGCAAGCAGACCGGCGCGGGCGGGGTGAGGACCGGCGAGGGCGTCACCGACAAGACGATCTCGCTCGGCGCGCTCACTGACATGACCGGCGTGTACGCCACCCTCGGCAAGAGCGTCACCCAGGCCCAGCAGCTGTACGTGAAGCAGGTCAACGCCGCCGGCGGGATCTGCGGCCGACAGCTGGAGCTGACGGTCCGCGACCACGGCTACGACCCGCAGAAGGCGCTCGCCGCCTACACCGAACTGGAGCCGAAGGTCGTCGGCTACACCCAGTTCATCGGCTCCCCGTTCGTCGCCGCCGTCAAGCCCAAGGTCGACGGACTGGACAAGGGCCTTGTCCTCCCGCAGGCCTGGTCGGCCTCGCTGCTCGGCTCCCCGTACATCCGCGTCCTGGGGGCCACGTACGACGTCGAGACCATCAACGCCGTCGACTTCCTGGTGACGGAGAAGGGCCTGAAGTCGGGCGACAAGCTCGGCCACGTCTACTTCGAGGGCGACTACGGCGAGAACGCGCTCAAGGGCTCGAAGTACGCGGCGGAGAAGGCGGGGCTGACCGTCGTCGAGCAGAAGATCAAGCCCACCGACAACGACATGTCGGCACAGGTCGCGGCGCTCAAGCAGGCCGGGGTCAAGGCCATCGTCATCAGTGCCGGCCCCCGCCAGGCCGCCTCGCTCGTCGGCGTCGCCGCCGCCACCGGCCTCAAGGTCCCCGTCGTCGGCAACAACTCCGCCTTCGCGCCGCAGCTGCTCGGCACCCAGGCCGGTCCCGCCCTGGAGAAGATGTACTGGTTCGCCTCCCCGAGCCTGCCCATCGGCGCGGACACCCCGACCGCGAAGAAGCTCGTCGCGGACTACAGGGCCGCCTACCCGAGCGACTCCCTCGACAACGGCATCGTCGCCGGCTGGACCGCGGCGAGCGTCTTCGGCGAAGCCCTGAAGAAGGCCTGCGAGAACAAGGACCTCACGCGTGACGGCGTCGACAAGGCGCTCCTGACGCTGACGTCCTACGACGCCGGCTTCGGGATGAGCCACAACCTCGGCGACCCCAAGGCCCCGTCGTCCCGGGAGTCCGTCATCATCCAGCCCGACAAGAAGGTCACCGGCGGCATGCGCACCGTCCGGCAGCCCTTCGTCGCGGACGCCGCGAAGTCGTACACCCCGTAG
- a CDS encoding NAD-dependent epimerase/dehydratase family protein, whose protein sequence is MRVLVAGATGAVGRQLVPRLEACGHEVVGLSRRGPGPVDVLDAGAVRRAVAEAAPDAVVHQLTDLGAADGAANNRVRVEGTRNLVDAAIGAGVRRVVAQSISWAYAPGDGPADESVPLDPTDEAPRSRIVAGVRALEETVAELPEAVVLRYGILYGPGTWYAPGGAVAAALAGAPGARFLGSTAADDAVSSFVHVADAAEAAVRALGWPSGAYNVVDDEPAPGHAWLPVLAEALRVPAPARSEGGAPWARGAVNARARALGWDPARPSWRTGFADRDPG, encoded by the coding sequence ATGCGTGTACTGGTAGCGGGCGCCACGGGCGCCGTCGGTCGTCAGCTCGTGCCGCGCCTGGAGGCGTGCGGCCACGAGGTCGTGGGTCTGTCCCGGCGCGGGCCGGGCCCCGTGGACGTGCTGGACGCCGGGGCGGTGCGCCGGGCGGTGGCCGAGGCGGCGCCTGACGCGGTGGTCCACCAGCTCACCGATCTGGGCGCGGCGGACGGGGCCGCGAACAACCGCGTACGGGTCGAGGGCACCCGGAACCTGGTGGACGCGGCGATCGGGGCCGGTGTCCGCCGGGTCGTCGCGCAATCGATCAGCTGGGCGTACGCCCCCGGCGACGGACCCGCCGACGAGTCCGTCCCCCTCGACCCGACGGACGAGGCTCCCCGCTCGCGGATCGTCGCCGGGGTGCGGGCCCTGGAGGAGACGGTTGCCGAGCTCCCCGAGGCGGTCGTGCTGCGGTACGGGATCCTGTACGGCCCCGGCACCTGGTACGCCCCGGGCGGCGCGGTGGCCGCCGCGCTCGCCGGGGCCCCGGGGGCCCGGTTCCTCGGGAGCACCGCGGCCGACGACGCGGTGAGCTCCTTCGTGCACGTCGCCGATGCCGCCGAGGCGGCCGTACGGGCTCTCGGCTGGCCCTCCGGCGCGTACAACGTGGTGGACGACGAGCCCGCACCCGGCCACGCCTGGCTGCCGGTGCTCGCGGAGGCCTTGAGGGTCCCGGCACCGGCGCGGAGCGAGGGCGGGGCGCCCTGGGCCCGGGGCGCGGTGAACGCCCGGGCCCGTGCGCTGGGCTGGGACCCGGCCCGCCCGTCCTGGCGGACGGGCTTCGCGGACCGGGACCCTGGCTGA